In the genome of Ignavibacteriota bacterium, the window ACTTCTACAAGTTAGAAGCGACAACGACCGATGAAAAAGGAAACCGGAATACGTTCAACAATATCAAGAAGATGATGTTGATGAAGTAACGCCACGTGCTTATCAAAAGCGCAGGTTGGGAACAACCTGCGCTTTTTTTTGCACTAAACTGTATTGTGTTGATTTAAAACTTGCAAAAAAAGTAGAAAGCCGATACCTTACGCATGATTAGTTTTTTCAAACAAATAGCAGTAAAATTTATTCGATACGAAAATGATGAAATCAGATGATACTAGTAATTGGCTCAACGCGTTCAAGCCGTTGTTTAAAAAGTACAGTGCAAGAAAACACCCGCTTGACCATAAAAGCCGTTATCAATTAGTGGTGATGGTGATTCTTTCTGCGCGTACCTCCGATAAAAGTGTGAACGTTGCGGCGGAAAAATTATTTCAACAATTTCCGACTTTTGCTTCTCTCTCAGAAACAACAATCGAAGAGTTATACCCATTCATCAAATCCATTCCCGGTTTTCGGAAGAAGGGCGAATGGCTGATTACCTTGGCAAAACAAGTGCGAACGGAAGAACAGATTCCACACTCGCAGAAAGAACTCGCGAAACTGCCCGGCATCGGAAGGAAATCTGCCAATGTCATCATGAGTGAATCAGGCGATATAATGGAAGGAGTGATTGTTGATTTACATGTACTGCGTACCGCTCCGCGTATCGGTATTGCAACGGGAACGAATCCTGAAAAAATCGAAAAGCAATTGATGGAAAAAATTCCACAGAAGTATTGGAAGCAACTTGGAATGAGTCTGACGTTTCTCGGTAGAGAAATTTGCCGACCGACAAATCCAAAATGTACGGAGTGTCCCGTAAATTCTGTTTGTGAATATTTCAAAACGTTGAAATAAAATCATAAAGAACGAAGAACTAACAGTGGCAGAGCTCATCCCCATCTCCTTCGATAAACTTCTGAAACGCATCTACTACGAATATCAGAAGAACGATTCGATTTTCGATTTGCCGTCGAGAAAATTTTATCGTCCGAATCCTGAGTTGGATTTATCGGTGATGTTTTGCGGGAACAGGGCGGCGAATCCTGTCGGACC includes:
- a CDS encoding endonuclease III → MKSDDTSNWLNAFKPLFKKYSARKHPLDHKSRYQLVVMVILSARTSDKSVNVAAEKLFQQFPTFASLSETTIEELYPFIKSIPGFRKKGEWLITLAKQVRTEEQIPHSQKELAKLPGIGRKSANVIMSESGDIMEGVIVDLHVLRTAPRIGIATGTNPEKIEKQLMEKIPQKYWKQLGMSLTFLGREICRPTNPKCTECPVNSVCEYFKTLK